One region of Juglans microcarpa x Juglans regia isolate MS1-56 chromosome 7S, Jm3101_v1.0, whole genome shotgun sequence genomic DNA includes:
- the LOC121241313 gene encoding zinc transporter ZTP29: MDSQVLVALALSLVGGMSTSLGALFVIINQAPNLKMLGILQGFAAGLMLSISFLDLAHNAMNSIGFLKGNLWFFAGVIFFAVVANFIPEPTLAPVSDVKSKKKTGDEGGKDIMKKHRRQVLFSGIITAIGISLHNFPEGMAVFLGSIKGLRVGVNLALAIALHNIPEGVAVALPVYFATQSKWQAFKLATLSGFAEPLGVVIVAYLFPSSLSPEILEGLLASVGGVMAFLTLHEMLPLAFDYAGQKLAVKAVFFGMAFMSASLYFLEISLPEEMSL, translated from the exons ATGGACTCCCAGGTCTTGGTGGCCCTTGCGCTCTCGCTTGTTGGTGGAATGAGTACTTCTCTAG GTGCGctttttgttataattaatcAGGCTCCCAATTTGAAGATGCTTGGGATTTTACAG GGATTTGCAGCAGGTCTGATGCTGAGCATATCATTCCTGGATCTGGCTCATAACGCCATGAACTCTATTGGATTCTTAAAAGGCAACCTTTGG TTTTTTGCAGGTGTCATATTCTTCGCTGTTGTTGCTAATTTTATTCCAGAACCGACGCTCGCCCCTGTTTCAGatgtaaaaagtaaaaag AAAACTGGAGATGAAGGTGGCAAGGACATTATGAAAAAGCATCGCCGTCAAGTTTTATTCAGTGGGATTATTACGGCAATAG GCATAAGCTTGCACAATTTTCCTGAAGGAATGGCAGTGTTCCTTGGGTCAATTAAG GGTCTTCGTGTTGGTGTCAATTTGGCCTTGGCCATTGCGCTGCACAACATTCCAGAG GGTGTTGCTGTTGCACTTCCTGTATATTTTGCAACACAGAG CAAATGGCAGGCATTCAAATTGGCTACACTTTCTGGTTTTGCTGAGCCCCTGGGTGTTGTAATTGTAG CCTATCTATTCCCAAGCAGCTTGAGTCCTGAAATTCTTGAGGGTCTACTTGCTTCTG TTGGTGGGGTGATGGCTTTTCTCACCCTGCATGAGATGCTGCCACTGGCGTTTGATTATGCTGGGCAGAAGCTAGCTGTCAAGGCCGTGTTCTTTGGAATGGCTTTCATGTCTGCAAG CCTATATTTTCTTGAAATCAGCTTACCCGAGGAGATGAGCTTGTAG